GGGTTGGGCCGCCTGGCTCGAGGGCGACGGCCGCCAGGCGGCGCTGCGGGCGGCGCCGGTCGAGGTGGGCGCGCGGTTGCGGGAGGCCCTGTTCGAGCGCGTGTCGTCCGCCGTGCTGACGTCGGCGACGTTGTCGGTCGCTGGCCGGCTCGACGCCTTCGCCCGCCGGCTGGGCCTCGACGCGCTTGGGGATCGCGTGGAGACGGTCACCGTCGCCTCGCCCTTCGCCTACCGGGAGCAGGCGCTGATCGCCGTCCCGACCGACCTTCCCCGCGTGCCGCAGGTGGAGGACGGGGCGTACTGGGACGGCGTCGTGCCGTTCCTCGAACGCCTGCTGCTCGCCTCGGAGGGACGCGCCCTGCTGCTCTTCACGAGCCACCGGGCGCTGCGGCAGGCGTACCATCGCCTCCGGCCGGCGCTGGAGCGCGCGGGGATCCAGCCGCTGGCCCAAGGGCTCGACGGCAGCCGGTGGCGCCTGCTGGACGCGCTCCGGCGCGACCCGCGCACGGCGCTCTTCGGGGCGGCCAGCTTCTGGGAAGGCGTGGACGTGCCCGGTGAGAACCTGCAGCTCGTGGTGCTCGCGCGCCTGCCCTTCCGGCCGCCGGGCCACCCGCTGGGCCAGGCGCGCGCGGAGGCCGTGCAGGCGCGGGGCGGGGACCCGTTCGCGGAGCTTTCGCTGCCGGAGGCCGTCCTGCGGTTCAAGCAGGGGTTCGGCCGGCTCATTCGCAGCCGCGAGGATCGCGGCGCGGTGGTCGTGCTCGACGATCGGATCGTGCGCACCGCGTACGGTCGGGCCTTCTTGAGCTCGCTGCCGGACGCCTCGTGCTTCGGGGGCCATCAGGCGGAGGTCCTGCGGGCGGTCGCCGACTGGCTTGCCGGACGCCGGTCGGCGAGCGACTTCCCCGCCCTCAGGGAAGACGCCGACGCGTGACGGCCGGCGCCGGTGCTGCGCGCGCCGAGCTGTGTCGTCGTTCGAACGATTTCGTCGTACGGCCTCGCTCGACATCGCCGAATTTCGGCGTGTTCTGTCGCCACGTTCGCGTGCGACGCGGATGGTTCGCGTCGTTTGCGCATCCAGCATCCGCCGGATTGGCGGCCTCGCCGCGAGGGCAACATAACGACGCCGGCATCCGCCGGCGCGAGGAGGTTGTCGACGTGGGCGAAGGTCGGGAGCGCCCGGTCCGCTCCGCGGACACGCCTCGAGAGCGGCTGAAATACGAGGTCGCGGAGGAACTGGGCTTGCGCGACGACATCGAGCGTCGCGGTTGGGCCAACATGACGACGCGCGAGGCGGGCAAGGTGGGCGGCAACATGGTGCGCCGCATGGTCCGCTTCGCCGAGCGCCGCATGGCGCGGGACGGCCAAATCCCGCGCGAGGCCGACCAACCCGAGTAACCCGGTCGTTGGACACCTTCGGAGAAAGCGGGTCCCTGCGCGGACCCGCTTTCGCTTCCGCTCGACGGAAGGCCCGCATACCTCGCGCGGGGGCGCATACCTCTGGGGTAGAAACGCCCTCTGCGAGGGGGACCTGAACCATGCGTCGCGAAGCGGACATCAGTCGCTACGATCCGGGATTCCAGCTGGGCGCCGTGGCCGCCGGCGTGGCCTGCGCGTTCGTCCTGACGCTCCTCGCGTCCGCGTTGATGGCGCTCGCCGTGTACTCCACCGGGCTTGCAGACACGACGGCGGAGACGCTGATCTTCTACGGCGGCGTGCTGTGCCTGGCCGCCGGAGCGGGGTACGGATCCCGCCGCGCCGGATCCCTGGGATGGCTGCACGGGGCCGCGGTCGGCGTCGTGTACGCGGCCCTGGCCATGGCGGTCGGACTGCTCGCGTTCCAGTCGGACGTCACTGTCCTCGACCTCTTCAGGCGGCTTGTGCTCGGCCTCATCGCGGGCATCGTGGGCGGCGTTCTTGGGGTGAATCTCTAGCGCCGCGCCGCCGCTGTGTCCGGTAGAATACAGGAGGTGACGCGGATCGACCCTGCGTGCGGGGTCGATCGCTGTGTGGGGGAGGGGGACAAGGGTTTGAAGTCCTATCGCAACTACATCAATGGGCAGTGGGTTGAGGCCAAGAGCGGCGAGCGCGTGCCCAGCATCAACCCCGCGAACGGTGAAGTGCTGGGCGACGTGCCCAGGTCCGGCCCGGAGGACGTGGAAGCCGCGGTCAACGCCGCGCGAGAGGCCTTCAAGAAGTGGCGGCTCGTGCCGGCGCCGAAGCGCGGCGAGATCCTTTATCGCGCGGCCGAGATCCTGCGCGACCGCAAAGAGGAATTGGCCCGCATGCTCACGCGGGAGATGGGCAAGGTCCTGCCCGAGGCCCGCGGCGACGTGCAGGAGGCCATCGACATCACGTACTACATGGCGGGCGAGGGTCGCCGGCAGTTCGGCCACACCGTGCCCGCGGAGCTTCCGAACAAGTGGGCCATGAGCGTCCGGGAACCGATCGGCGTCGTCGCCGTGATCACGCCGTGGAACTTCCCGGCGGCCATCCCCAGTTGGAAGATGATGCCCTCGCTGGTGCTCGGGAACACGGTTGTGTTCAAGCCGGCCACGGACACGCCGATCCTCGCGGCCATGCTCGTCGAGATCCTCGAAGAGGCCGGCCTGCCCCCGGGCGTCGTGAACCTCGTCTTCGGCTCTGGTGAGGCGGTGGGCGAGGCGCTGCTGAAGCATCCGGGCGTCGACATGGTCTCGTTCACCGGTTCCGTGGAGTCCGGGACGCATGTGGCGACGATGTGCGCGCAGCACGGCCTGAAGCGCGTCAGCCTGGAACTGGGCGGCAAGAACGCCATCATCGTGCTGGAAGACGCGAACTTGGAGCTTGCTCTCGAGGGGATCCTCTGGAGCGCGTTCGGCACCACCGGCCAGCGGTGCACGGCCTGCAGCCGCGTGATCGTGCAGCGCAGCGTGGCCAAGAAGCTCGAGGAGATGATCGTCGAGCGCGCGTCCAAGCTGCGCCTCGGCGACGGCCTCCTGGAGACGACGGACGTCGGACCGCTCATCAACCGTCGCGCGGTGGAGCGCGTGCACGGCTACGTGGAGATCGGCAAGCAGGAGGGCGCGCGCCTCGCATTGGGCGGCAGCCCGGCCGAGGAGGGCGAACTGGCGAAGGGGAGCTTCTACCGGCCGACCGTCTTCGCGGACGTGCGCCCGGACATGCGCATCGCGCGCGAGGAGATCTTCGGCCCGGTGCTCTCGCTGATCCCCGTGGACACGATGGAAGAAGCGATTCGCGTCAACAACGAGGTCCAGTACGGCCTGTCGAGCGCGATCTACACCCAGGACGTCAACCGTGCGTTCGCGGCCATCCGTGACCTCGCCACGGGCATCGTCTATGTCAACGCGGGGACCATCGGCGCGGAGATCCAGCTGCCCTTCGGCGGTTACCGCAAGACGGGCAACGGCCACCGAGAGGCGGGCCAGGCGGCGTTGGACGCGTACAGCGAGTGGAAGTCGATCTACGTCGACTATAGCGGCCGCCTGCAGCGGGCGCAGATCGACAACCAGTAACGGCCGCGGCGCCGAAGATGGCCAAGCGGAGACGCCGCGCGCCTGGCGCGGTGCGCGCCTGCATGGTGCGCCGCCCGGGCGGGCGGCGTCGCCGTTGCTGCACGCCTGGCGGGCGTTCGCACAGGCGTGTCGATCGCCGTCGCACGCCTGTCATGGGGTCGACCTGGACACCGTAGTATACTGTTGGCATCGTCACGCGCATGGGAGACGGACCATGGATCTCAGCGAACAGCTCGGCGGCGCCGTCAACGAACTGCACCAGTGGCTGACGAGCCGGCTCGCTTCCCTGACCGGCCGCGGCCTGCTCAAGCCGCCGCGCAAGCCGCGAGCGGCGCGGAACATCTTGGCCACGGCGAACGCTGCGGAAGGGCGTGGCAAGCTGGTCCTCGCCGGCTGTGGGGACCTGTCGGATGACGCGCTCGTGCGCCTCGTTCGCGTCGCGGGCGGGCGTTCCATCCGCGTGCAGGTCATCGTCGGCTTCCAGCTGGACTTCGCGGCCGCCGGCCGGCGGTGGTCGAGGCAATTCGCGCGCTTCGGCGTCGGCGACGTGGTCGCGGCGAGCGTCACCACGCGCGTGCAGGCGGAGGACGAAGTCCGCGCGGCCGCCCTTCGCGACGTCGACCTGATCGTGCTGTCGGCGGACGACCTGCGCCACGCCGCGGCGTTGTTGCACGGAAGCGCGGTTCAGCGCGCGCTCCAGGACGCCCTGGCGCGCCGGGCCACCGTGCTGCTCGCCGGCGCGGCGGCGGCGCTGGCGGGCGACTGGAGCCTGGCGCCGGACGCCGAAGACGGCGGGCTGGCCGCGGCCGGCCCGAACGCAGTGCCGGGTCTCGGCCTCCTGCCGGGGTGGGTCGTGGACGTCGCCTACACGCGGGCGGGTCGCGCTTCGGCTTTCCTTCAGGGACTCTGCCAGTTGCCGAGCGACACCCGCTTCGCCCTGGCGCTTGAGCCGGGCGCCCTCGCGATCGTGGACGCCGGGTGCGTGGAGGTCGCGGGGGAGGGAGGAGTCGGCTTCTATGACGTCCGCGCGGTGTGCGCGGCGGCGGCCGGTTCGCCGTCCGGCCTCGTCGGCGTGCCCGTGACGGTCGTCCCGGCCGGACATCGCCTGGACCTCGCCAGCGGCACCGTGGCGCCGGCGGAGACGATGCGCGCGCCGGCGCGGCGCGCGCCTTAGCCGGGCATCCCCCCGAACAGCCGCCTCTTCAACTCGTCATGCGACAGCGTCACGCCGCACGTGGCATGTGCGGCGCCGTTCCACTCCAGCGTCAGGCGGCAGCCTTCCGGGCGCGGGTCCGCATAGAGCCGCAGGGGGCCGTGCGCTTGCGCGAACAGCGCCCGTCGTCCCGCTCCGGCTGCTCGCACGAAGGAGAGGAACGCCTCGTGATCCTCCGGCGCGAGCCGCGTTTCGGCGGTGAGCGCCAGGCCGTCCGCCTCACGCGTGGACCACACGAAGATCCACGTGCCGTTCTCCGCTTTCAGCAACAGGTCCAGGTCGCCCATCCCGCGGGTCACGCCGCGCCCCTCACTCGGAGCGGCTGTGGCGCGCGAGGTAGGCCGCGGCCTCGCTGCGGCGCGACACCTGCAGCTTCGACAGAATGTTGCTGACGTAGTGCTTGATCGTCTTCTCGCTGAGGTATAGGACCTCGGCGATCTGCTTGTTCGTCTTTCCCTGGGCGATGAGCTCCAGGATGCGGCGCTCCTGGGGCGTGAGCGACGCGAGTCCGGCGTCGCCCGAGGCCTTGGACGGCGTGCGCAGCCGCTCGAAGACCTTCTGCGTCAGCGACGGATCCAGCAGGGAGCCGCCGCGGCTGACGGTCTCGATGGCCTGCGCCAGCACCTTGCCCCGCGTCTGCTTGAGAATGTACCCCGCCGCGCCGGCGGTGATGGACGCGAACAGCGCCTCGTCGTCCGGGTACGAGGTCAACATGATCACCTGCGTCTCCGGGCGTTCCGAGCGGATTTCGCGGCAGGCGTCGATGCCGCTGCCGTCGGGGAGCCGCACGTCCATGACGACCACGTCCGGCTTCGCCTGGCGCGCGGCCGCGATCGCCTCCTGCACGGTGCTGGCCTCGGCCACGACCTGCAACCCGGGTGTCCGGTCGAGGAGCGACTTCAGCCCCAGGCGCACGACCTCATGATCATCCACGAGCATGACCCTGACGGGCGTCTGCGTCTCTGACATGTCCATCACGCCTCCCATGCGAGTTCGTCATGATGAACGGGAACGTCGACGATGACGACCGTGCCCTTCCCCGGAGCGCTTTCGACGCGCAGTTCGCCGTGCAACGCGCGAGCCCGCCGGCGCATGTTGGCGAGGCCCTGGTGCTGGCCGGCTTCGTCTTCCGTCGGCACGCGGTCGACCACAAAGCCCTTGCCGTTGTCGCGGACCTCGATCCGGGCGCGGTCGCCCTCGCGGCGCAGCCGGATTTCGAGCCGCGTCGCCTCCGCGTGGCGCACGGCGTTGGTCAGGGCCTCGTGCACGATGTGCCAAAGCTCCCACTGCTGCCGGCGGGACATGTCGCCGAACTCGCCGTCGACATGCATGACCTTTTCCACGTCCGGCCCGGTGCCGGCCGACTCCAGCAGGCGCTTCAGCAGGGCGGGGAACGCCTTGTCCGCCAGCCGGTGGGAGCGCAGGTCGAGGATGTAGTGGCGGATGTCGGCGACGATCGCGCCCAGCCGGTCGATGGCCTCGTCGAGCTGAGCCTTGACCTCGTCCGGCCGGTCGTCGATGAGGTCGGCGGCGTTCTCGAGCGCAAGCTCCACGGCGTAAATGGATTGGATCACGCCGTCATGCAGGTCCATCGCGATCCGCTCGCGTTCCTCCACGACCGACAGGCGCTGCACCTCTTCATACAGGTGGGCGTTGGCGATGGCGATCGCGGCCTGCGCCGCGAACCGCTCAAGCGTCTGCTGGTCTTGCGGCGTGAACGGTTCGCCGTTCAGCTTCTCGGACAGGTAGAGGTTGCCCAGGATCCGGTCCTTGAAGATGACCGGCACGGCGAGCAGCGTGCGCATGACGGGGTGGTGGGGCGGGAAGCCCACGGAGCGCGGATGTTGCGAAATGTCGTCGAGACGCAACGGCGTGCGCGTCTCCGTCACCAGCGCCAGAATCCCGTGCCCCTTCGGCGGGGGACCCAGCTTGGCCAGGGTCTCCTCGTCGATGCCGGACGTGTAGAACTCGTCGATCGCGCCGTCCGGCCCGAGGACGGCGAGCGCCCCGTACTTGCTCCCGATGACCTGGCAGCTGAGCTCGACGACCTTTTGCAGGACGGCCTTCGACGTCCGTTCGCTCGTGATCTGCAGCGCCGCTTCGTGAAGCGCGGCCAATTGCGCGCTTTGAAGGCGCTCCGCCTCATAGGCGCGTTTCAGCTCGCCCTCGATCCTTTCGACGGCCCGCCAAACGAACGTGGAAAACAGGATGACGCCGACGATGATGATCGCCGCGATCGTGAGGTGGACGGCTTCCCGCGAGAATCGCGGCTCAAGAAAGAAGTACTGCAGGAGCTGCAGGCCGACCAGGAACACGATCGGCAGCACGAGCGCCCACAGCTTCAACGACTTCAGCGTCAGCTGCACGGCAAGGCACGCTCCCGCCCTCAGTGTAACCCTAAAGGGACGAACGGACATTCGTCGATCGGATGACCGCGACTTCCCCGAACGGACACCCGAACACGACCGATCGACATTGGCAGGCAGTTCCTCCGGCCCCATCGCGCGCGCGACGATCGACCGCATGGAGAACGGTGCCATCGCCCGTAGGTGGCGCATGCCGCCGGATGTACGTTGAAATCGCCAGCGGCGCGGTGCCGCGGCGAAAGGAGGAGCAGCCATGACAAGGCGGTACACCTGGCGGGACGGTGTGGACCTGGCTGGAGCCGCGTTGAGGGTCTGGCTCGGGGTGCAGTGGTTCCACGCGGGCATCGGCAAGGTCGGCAACCCGGCCTGGACCGGCGACCACGCGGGCGCGGCGGTGACGGGCTTCCTGAAGGGCGCCCTCGCCAAGACGGCCGGCGAGCACCCTGACGTGCAACCGTTCTACGCGAGCTTCATCCAGCACTTCGCCCTGCCTCACGCGAAACTGATGTCGTTCCTGGTGGCGTACGGTGAAGTGCTCGTCGGCATCGGGCTGGTCCTGGGTGCGCTGACCACGTTCGCGTTGATCGCCGGCGCGCTGATGAACCTCAACTACATGCTGGCCGGCACGGTGAGCGTGAACCCCATCTGGTTCACGGTGGCTGTGATCCTGCTCTTCATCGGGACGACGGGACGGTTCGGCGTCGACGGGCTGTGGCGGTACCTCCGGCGCCGCAATGCGCAGGGCACGGAGGGCGGCGAGCCCGGGGCGCGCGTGCACAAAGCGGCGGCCTGAACGCGGAACGGGCCGGCTGCGGGACACCCGCAGCCGGCCCTTGTGACGGATGACGTGTGCGACCTTGAGCCGGCGCCCATCGGGACGCCGGCGGCAAGAGAGTGAGGTGCCACAAATGTTGAAGCGGATTGCGCTGGTCGTGGTGATGGGGCTTGCCCTTCTGCTGGGCGCGGCCTGCGGACCGGTTCCGCAGCAGGCGACGACGGCGCCGGGCGCGGGCGACGCGAATGCCGGAACGGGCAGCGAAGCGGCGGACACCGCCAAGCTCCCCGTGGCGGAGGCGGTGTCGCCCGAGGCGCCGGCTCCCCCGGCGGCCGGGACGACGGTCAAGGTCACGTTGCCGATCGAACCGCGCAAGTTGGAGGTGGCCCCGGGGCTGGTCGAGACGGTGTGGACGTTCGGCGGCCGGGTCCCCGGCCCGGTGATCCGCGTACACCAGGGGGATACGGTGGAAGTCACCCTGGTGAACAAGGACACCATCGCCCACTCGATCGATTTCCATGCGGCACGCGTGGCGCCGGATCGAGCGTTCGCGGATGTCGCGCCCGGCGAGTCCAGGACGGTCACCTTCCGGGCCAACGACCCCGGCGTGTTCATGTACCACTGCGGCACGGCGCCCGTGCTGATGCACATCGCCATGGGCATGTACGGCATGTTGATCGTGGACCCGAAGGACGGTCGGACGGACGCACGGGAATTCTCGCTTGTGCAGAGCGAAATGTATAAGAATATGGACATGCAGGCCATGACGGCCGGGCAGGCGGCCGCGGTGGTCTTCAACGGCCGGGCGGACCAGTACAAGGAGAACCCCCTCAAGGTCAAGGTGGGGGAGCCGGTGCGGCTCTACGTGGTCAACGCCGGACCGGATCATTTCTCCGCGTTCCATGTCGTCGGCACGATCTTTGACCGCGTCGAGCCGGACGGCAACCCGAAGAACGCCCAGTATGGCGTCAGCACGTACACGCTCGCGCCGGGTGGCGGGGCGGTGTTCGAGACTCACTTTGACGAACCGGGCAAATACCCGTTCGTGACGCACTCGTTCGGCGATGCCACGCTCGGAGCGATCGGCGTGATCGAAGTGACGCCATAACACGGTCCGAAGGCCAGTGCGGGGCGGCCGGCCCGCGCCGGTCGCCCCGGAAGCTCGGAACGCAGGGAAGGGGCGGGGGAATGAAACCGCTCACGTTTGGCGCACGGGCGCGTTCGGATGTCGTGTTCGCGTACGCCGGCGCGGCGCTGGCCGCGCTGCTTGTTTTGCTCGGCTGGATGGCGGCGCGCCCGGATCTGGCGTTGCGCCCGGCGGAGTCCGGCCTGGCCGCCTTCGGTCTTCTGCACCTCGACGTGCTGGGCTGGGTCACGATGACGATGTTCGGCACCAGTTTCAATCTCGTGCCCGTCATTCTGCATCCGGCGCGGCTGCCGGCCGTTGTGGGACGGCGGCTCCTGATTCCTTACGCCGTGGGCGTCGGCCTCTTCGTCCTCGGTTTTGCCCGAGCGGAGGCGCCGCTTCTGGCGGCGGGCGGCACGCTGGTGGCGAGCGTCCTCCTGGCGCACGCGGCGTCGTGGATCCGGGCGGTCTGGCCGGTCCTGAAGTCGGATGCGGGGCGCCTGCCGACGGCGTGGGCGTTCGCGCTCGCGCCCGTGTTCCTGGCGGAGACGGCGATTCTGGGCTTCGTCATGGCCCTCGCGCTGGCGGGACTCCTGCCGGGGCGGCTCGTGGCGATGGCGCCGGTGCACATGGCGGCGGCGATCGGCGGGTGGCTGGGCATGGTCGTCGTGGGCGCCGCCTACCGGTTGATTCCGCTCTTCTTCGCGACGGAGCGTGGCCACGAGGACGACCGCTTCGGCCGCCCGGCCGTCGCCGCGCTCGCCGTCGCCGTCGTGGCGATCCAGTTGGCCCACTTAGGCGCCTCGTGGGCGACCGGCTTGGCCTGGGCGGCCGCACTGGCCGGCGTGGCGGCGTTCGGCATGGACATCGTCCGCATGGTGCGGCATCGCGCCCACAGAAAGCGCGAGCCGGTCACCGTGCTCACCGTCGCGGCGCTGGCTCACGGCCTGGCGGCCATCCTCGCGACGGTCGCCGGGGTGGTGGGGGCGGCGCCTGCCGCATGGCCCGTCCTCGCCCTCTACCTCGGCCTCTTCGCCGCGCCGACGCTGCTCATCATCGGCCAGCTGTCGCGGATCCTCGTGTTCTTGACGACGCTCGACCTGGCCGAATGGGCGCGAGACCACAACGAGCCCAGGCGGACGTGGAACGTGTCGCGCCCGCAGCTCAGCTACGCGGGGTACATCCTGCTGCAGGCCGGCATTCTCGGCTTGGCGGCCGCCGTGGTGGCGGACCGGCCGCTGCAGGACGCGCTCGCCCGCCCGGCCGCGCTTCTCCAACTGGCGGGCGGGGTCGCGAGCGTCGCCGCCCTGTGGCCCGCGTTCGCCGCACGGCGGCACATGCGGGAGCGTGAGGCGTGACGCGGGCTCACCGCAGCGGCAGAAGCACGAGCATCATCAGGTCCCAGACGGCGTGGCTGACGATGACGGGCAACAGCCGTCTCAGGCGGAGGTAGAGGTAGGACCAGAAGGCACCGCCGATCAGCGCCGCCGCGACGAGCGCGGGGTTGCCTGAAGCGCAGTGGACGAGCGCGTAGGGCGCCACGCTGGCCGCCCAGGCGGCGGCTGGGCTCCATCGCCGGAGACCGGTCTCCAGCACGTACCCCTGCCAGAAGACGGATTCCGCCGGCCCGGCCACGAAGAGCAGGAGCGCGGCCATGAGCCATTTCGGGAGGCGGGTCATCGCGTACACCGTCGTGACGCCGCCGGCAAACCCGGGCAGACGTGACAGGAGTGCGTCTCCGGCCGCGAACAACGCGTAGAGCAGGATCGCCGTCGCCACGCCGATCAGCGCGTCCCGGGCGGCATCCGCCACCATGGCGTGCGGCCGGTGCGGCGGCGTGGCGGCAGACCGCGGGAGCCGGCTGCGACGGTAGGCGCCGAGGACCCCGAGCACCGCCATGGCGGGCCCCATCAGCCACCAGAAGGGAAGCGGACGCCAGGCGAACACGACG
Above is a genomic segment from Clostridia bacterium containing:
- a CDS encoding aldehyde dehydrogenase family protein; translation: MKSYRNYINGQWVEAKSGERVPSINPANGEVLGDVPRSGPEDVEAAVNAAREAFKKWRLVPAPKRGEILYRAAEILRDRKEELARMLTREMGKVLPEARGDVQEAIDITYYMAGEGRRQFGHTVPAELPNKWAMSVREPIGVVAVITPWNFPAAIPSWKMMPSLVLGNTVVFKPATDTPILAAMLVEILEEAGLPPGVVNLVFGSGEAVGEALLKHPGVDMVSFTGSVESGTHVATMCAQHGLKRVSLELGGKNAIIVLEDANLELALEGILWSAFGTTGQRCTACSRVIVQRSVAKKLEEMIVERASKLRLGDGLLETTDVGPLINRRAVERVHGYVEIGKQEGARLALGGSPAEEGELAKGSFYRPTVFADVRPDMRIAREEIFGPVLSLIPVDTMEEAIRVNNEVQYGLSSAIYTQDVNRAFAAIRDLATGIVYVNAGTIGAEIQLPFGGYRKTGNGHREAGQAALDAYSEWKSIYVDYSGRLQRAQIDNQ
- a CDS encoding TIGR04086 family membrane protein, whose product is MRREADISRYDPGFQLGAVAAGVACAFVLTLLASALMALAVYSTGLADTTAETLIFYGGVLCLAAGAGYGSRRAGSLGWLHGAAVGVVYAALAMAVGLLAFQSDVTVLDLFRRLVLGLIAGIVGGVLGVNL
- a CDS encoding GAF domain-containing sensor histidine kinase; translated protein: MQLTLKSLKLWALVLPIVFLVGLQLLQYFFLEPRFSREAVHLTIAAIIIVGVILFSTFVWRAVERIEGELKRAYEAERLQSAQLAALHEAALQITSERTSKAVLQKVVELSCQVIGSKYGALAVLGPDGAIDEFYTSGIDEETLAKLGPPPKGHGILALVTETRTPLRLDDISQHPRSVGFPPHHPVMRTLLAVPVIFKDRILGNLYLSEKLNGEPFTPQDQQTLERFAAQAAIAIANAHLYEEVQRLSVVEERERIAMDLHDGVIQSIYAVELALENAADLIDDRPDEVKAQLDEAIDRLGAIVADIRHYILDLRSHRLADKAFPALLKRLLESAGTGPDVEKVMHVDGEFGDMSRRQQWELWHIVHEALTNAVRHAEATRLEIRLRREGDRARIEVRDNGKGFVVDRVPTEDEAGQHQGLANMRRRARALHGELRVESAPGKGTVVIVDVPVHHDELAWEA
- a CDS encoding DoxX family membrane protein; translated protein: MTRRYTWRDGVDLAGAALRVWLGVQWFHAGIGKVGNPAWTGDHAGAAVTGFLKGALAKTAGEHPDVQPFYASFIQHFALPHAKLMSFLVAYGEVLVGIGLVLGALTTFALIAGALMNLNYMLAGTVSVNPIWFTVAVILLFIGTTGRFGVDGLWRYLRRRNAQGTEGGEPGARVHKAAA
- a CDS encoding CPBP family intramembrane metalloprotease; this translates as MVTLRPGAALALDLVLAAALWIVVFAWRPLPFWWLMGPAMAVLGVLGAYRRSRLPRSAATPPHRPHAMVADAARDALIGVATAILLYALFAAGDALLSRLPGFAGGVTTVYAMTRLPKWLMAALLLFVAGPAESVFWQGYVLETGLRRWSPAAAWAASVAPYALVHCASGNPALVAAALIGGAFWSYLYLRLRRLLPVIVSHAVWDLMMLVLLPLR
- a CDS encoding multicopper oxidase domain-containing protein, with the translated sequence MLKRIALVVVMGLALLLGAACGPVPQQATTAPGAGDANAGTGSEAADTAKLPVAEAVSPEAPAPPAAGTTVKVTLPIEPRKLEVAPGLVETVWTFGGRVPGPVIRVHQGDTVEVTLVNKDTIAHSIDFHAARVAPDRAFADVAPGESRTVTFRANDPGVFMYHCGTAPVLMHIAMGMYGMLIVDPKDGRTDAREFSLVQSEMYKNMDMQAMTAGQAAAVVFNGRADQYKENPLKVKVGEPVRLYVVNAGPDHFSAFHVVGTIFDRVEPDGNPKNAQYGVSTYTLAPGGGAVFETHFDEPGKYPFVTHSFGDATLGAIGVIEVTP
- a CDS encoding alpha/beta-type small acid-soluble spore protein — encoded protein: MGEGRERPVRSADTPRERLKYEVAEELGLRDDIERRGWANMTTREAGKVGGNMVRRMVRFAERRMARDGQIPREADQPE
- a CDS encoding response regulator transcription factor yields the protein MSETQTPVRVMLVDDHEVVRLGLKSLLDRTPGLQVVAEASTVQEAIAAARQAKPDVVVMDVRLPDGSGIDACREIRSERPETQVIMLTSYPDDEALFASITAGAAGYILKQTRGKVLAQAIETVSRGGSLLDPSLTQKVFERLRTPSKASGDAGLASLTPQERRILELIAQGKTNKQIAEVLYLSEKTIKHYVSNILSKLQVSRRSEAAAYLARHSRSE